The window TGGTTCGACGGCCTGGCCTCGCAGGGCAAGATCCTCGGCGCGCAGCCACTGATGGAGGCCGGCGTGATGATCAGCGGCGAGACAGGCGGCGCGGTGACCGACGGGCCATTCGTCGAGGCGAAGGAGTCCATCGGCGGCTACGTGTTGCTCTCCGTGACGAGCATGGAGGAAGCCGTGGCCATCGCGAAATCGAATCCCATGCATGAATTCGGCCTGACCACCGAGGTGCGTCCCACGGCCAGCACGTGCCCGCATCTTCATCGCATGCTCGGCAGCTCGCTCGCCACGGCCACGGCCTGAGATCAGCGCCCCACGGGCAGCGCTTGCTTCAGGAAATCGACCGCGAAGTCCACGAAAGAGCGGGCGCGGGTCGGGAGCAAGCGATGCCCGGCATAGACCACGTGCACCGGCAAGGCCTGCGGACGCCACCCCGGCAGCACGCGCACCAGGCGACCGGCGGTGATGTCTTCCTCGACCAGCCAATCCGGCTGGATCGAGAGGCCGAGCCCGGTCCTCGCCGCTTCGCGCATGCTGGTCACCCCCTCGGATACGAGAACGGGCGTCACCTTCAGCACCTGCTCTGCGCCACCACGACCGAAGAGGCTGATCGCCGACGTGCTCCAGAAATGGGATCCCGCCAGACCAATCCACGGCCACTCCTTGAGGTCGGCTGGCTTCTTCGCGGCAGGCATTCCATTCACCAGCGAAGGTGCGGCGACGAGCTGGAGGGATATCGTTCCGGCGGGGCGCGCGATGACACTTTCATCCGTGATCTTCCCCGGCACCACGCCGACGTCGCAGCCCTCCTCGATCATCTGCAGCGGGCGATTCGTCAGGGAGAGCGCCGCCGTCACCTGCGGATGCGCCAGCAGGAACTCGCTGGTCAGGCGCGTGACGACGGACTGCCCGAGATCAATGGTGGCAAAGATCCGCAAGTGCCCGCTCAGCATGGTCTGATCCTCTCGTATCCGTTGCTGTGCGCCGTCCGCCAGCAGCAGGATCGCCTGAGCTTCGTCCAAGAAGATGCGACCGGTGGGCGTGAGGCTCATGCGATGCGTGTCCCTCAGCAAGAGCGCGGCACCGGCCCGCTCCTCCAGTGCTTGCAGCGACCGGCTAAGCGTGGGCTGCGGCACCTTCATGCGCCGCGCCCCGGCGGAAATGCTGCCGGCCTCGACGATGGCCACGAAGGAACGCAACAGGCCGAGATCGTCGAAGGCGCTCATACGCCAAACGCATAACCGTAATGCAAACCCGATGGCTACCGCAAAACGGGTCCCGGTGGAATCATCACGTCGTTATGAACGACATCACTTCCAACAACAACTCCCCTCTCAAGATCACCCTCATCGGCGGCAGTGGCCTGATCGGTCGCAAGCTCGCGCCGCTCCTCGAAGCACAAGGCCACGAGGTCGTCATCGCCTCGCCATCGCGCGGCGTGAACTCCCTGACCGGCGAAGGACTGGCAGGAGCGGTGAAAGGTTCGCACGTGGTGATCGACGTCACGAACTCGCCTTCGTTCGAAGAGAATGCCGTGCGCGAATTCTTCGAGACCTCGACCCGCAATCTGCTCGCGGCATCGGGCGAAGCAGGCGTGCAGCACTACATCGCGCTCTCGGTGGTGGGGACCGACCGGCTGCCTGCGAACGGCTACTTCCGCGCGAAGCTGGTGCAGGAGAGCCTGATCCAGGCATCGCATCTGCCCTTCACCATCGTGCGCGCCACCCAGTTCTTCGAGTTCATCGGTGCGATCCCGACGCCATCGGAAGACGGCAAGAGCGTGCGGATCACCTCGG of the Luteolibacter flavescens genome contains:
- a CDS encoding YciI family protein translates to MSLDMSNPPQVTGHLLLFRQTDWASQGLSEDEIRQVMNRINAWFDGLASQGKILGAQPLMEAGVMISGETGGAVTDGPFVEAKESIGGYVLLSVTSMEEAVAIAKSNPMHEFGLTTEVRPTASTCPHLHRMLGSSLATATA
- a CDS encoding LysR family transcriptional regulator, producing the protein MSAFDDLGLLRSFVAIVEAGSISAGARRMKVPQPTLSRSLQALEERAGAALLLRDTHRMSLTPTGRIFLDEAQAILLLADGAQQRIREDQTMLSGHLRIFATIDLGQSVVTRLTSEFLLAHPQVTAALSLTNRPLQMIEEGCDVGVVPGKITDESVIARPAGTISLQLVAAPSLVNGMPAAKKPADLKEWPWIGLAGSHFWSTSAISLFGRGGAEQVLKVTPVLVSEGVTSMREAARTGLGLSIQPDWLVEEDITAGRLVRVLPGWRPQALPVHVVYAGHRLLPTRARSFVDFAVDFLKQALPVGR
- a CDS encoding SDR family oxidoreductase: MNDITSNNNSPLKITLIGGSGLIGRKLAPLLEAQGHEVVIASPSRGVNSLTGEGLAGAVKGSHVVIDVTNSPSFEENAVREFFETSTRNLLAASGEAGVQHYIALSVVGTDRLPANGYFRAKLVQESLIQASHLPFTIVRATQFFEFIGAIPTPSEDGKSVRITSARFQPMAADDVAAALAEVATSTPQRGIVEIAGPESAPMDEIARRYFQARGDSREVIGDAGVTYFGAPIDDRSLTPGAGAKLGKTWLVDWLKQQA